The Microbacterium maritypicum genome contains a region encoding:
- a CDS encoding aspartate carbamoyltransferase catalytic subunit produces the protein MRHLLDTRTLDRATALRILDVAEDMSDTQSREVKKLPTLRGKTVVNLFFEDSTRTRISFEAAAKRLSADVINFAAKGSSVSKGESLKDTAQTLEAIGADAVVVRHPGSGAPQTLATSGWISAGVVNAGDGTHEHPTQALLDAFTIRKRRFGAESRGRDLSGLRVVIVGDVLHSRVARSNVWLLTTLGAEVTLVAPPTLVPQNVSLWPVRVVYDLDEALAEDPDAVMMLRIQLERMNAAYFPTEREYSRRWGLDARRVAGLPAGSIVMHPGPMNRGLEISSEAADSPRSTVLEQVTNGVSVRMAVLYLLLAGERDDERGGDL, from the coding sequence ATGAGACACCTCCTCGATACCCGCACCCTCGATCGGGCGACCGCCCTGCGCATCCTCGATGTCGCCGAGGACATGTCCGACACGCAGTCGCGTGAGGTCAAGAAGCTCCCGACGCTGCGCGGCAAGACCGTGGTGAACCTCTTCTTCGAGGATTCGACACGCACCCGCATCTCGTTCGAGGCCGCCGCCAAGCGCCTCTCCGCCGATGTCATCAACTTCGCGGCGAAGGGTTCCAGCGTCTCGAAGGGCGAGAGCCTGAAGGACACCGCGCAGACGCTCGAGGCCATCGGCGCCGACGCGGTCGTGGTCCGCCACCCCGGATCCGGCGCCCCGCAGACGCTCGCCACCAGCGGCTGGATCTCCGCCGGCGTCGTCAACGCCGGAGACGGCACGCACGAGCACCCGACGCAGGCCCTGCTCGACGCCTTCACCATCCGCAAGCGCCGCTTCGGCGCCGAGAGCCGCGGTCGCGATCTGAGCGGACTGCGGGTCGTGATCGTCGGCGACGTGCTGCATTCGCGGGTCGCCCGCTCCAACGTCTGGCTGCTCACCACGCTCGGAGCAGAGGTCACCCTGGTCGCGCCGCCGACCTTGGTTCCCCAGAACGTGTCGCTCTGGCCGGTCCGCGTGGTCTACGACCTCGATGAGGCTCTGGCCGAGGACCCGGACGCGGTGATGATGCTGCGCATCCAGCTGGAACGCATGAACGCCGCATATTTCCCGACTGAGCGGGAGTATTCCCGTCGATGGGGTCTGGACGCACGGCGTGTGGCCGGTCTTCCGGCAGGTAGCATTGTCATGCACCCCGGACCCATGAACCGGGGACTGGAGATCTCCTCCGAAGCTGCCGATTCCCCCCGCTCGACGGTGCTGGAACAGGTCACGAACGGGGTCTCCGTCCGCATGGCGGTGCTGTACCTGCTGCTGGCAGGAGAACGAGACGACGAACGAGGGGGAGACCTGTGA
- the pyrR gene encoding bifunctional pyr operon transcriptional regulator/uracil phosphoribosyltransferase PyrR has product MSMRTVLHEADISRALTRIAHEILESNRGAENLVLLGIPTRGVTLAHRLGLLISEIAQQSVPVGALDVTLFRDDLAKHPTRSPRPTEIPVGGIDGKTVVLVDDVLFSGRSIRAALDAIQSIGRPAVVRLAILVDRGHRELPIRPDFIGKNIPSARTERVNVRLFENDGAEEVTIGE; this is encoded by the coding sequence ATGAGCATGCGCACTGTGCTGCACGAAGCCGACATCTCACGAGCGCTGACCCGTATCGCGCACGAGATCCTCGAATCCAATCGAGGTGCCGAGAACCTCGTCCTGCTGGGCATTCCGACCCGCGGCGTCACTCTCGCCCATCGCCTCGGCCTGCTGATCAGCGAGATCGCGCAGCAGTCCGTCCCGGTCGGCGCGCTCGATGTCACGCTCTTCCGCGACGACCTCGCCAAGCACCCGACGCGTTCCCCGCGGCCCACCGAGATCCCGGTGGGCGGAATCGACGGCAAGACGGTCGTGCTCGTCGATGACGTGCTCTTCTCCGGCCGCAGCATCCGTGCCGCTCTCGACGCCATCCAGTCGATCGGACGCCCCGCCGTCGTGCGCCTGGCGATCCTCGTCGACCGCGGACACCGCGAGCTCCCGATCCGCCCGGACTTCATCGGCAAGAACATCCCCTCCGCCCGCACCGAGCGGGTCAACGTGCGCCTCTTCGAGAACGACGGGGCCGAGGAGGTGACGATCGGCGAATGA